In Triticum aestivum cultivar Chinese Spring chromosome 5B, IWGSC CS RefSeq v2.1, whole genome shotgun sequence, the following proteins share a genomic window:
- the LOC123115635 gene encoding uncharacterized protein: MDPKQTNRSLYHQTKPNPTRRHPRKENFPSRSIYGLTEVVPTMADDELVVPEADERSRWIVRHPVGCAGVSLVCIYCQLVTDDPPLTLLILVLGLLAVFLYDLAWLYANDSDVSADELEEEVELAVPEADERSRWAVTCLIGCAGVSLLRIACLVDHHNNPRMRILMLLLCYLGVFLCGLFEAFVIQRYLNVEGQQKLVDKFLLLY; the protein is encoded by the exons ATGGATCCCAAACAAACAAACAGATCATTGTACCACCAGACCAAACCCAACCCTACCCGGCGCCACCCCAGAAAAGAAAATTTTCCAAGTAGATCGATATATGGATTGACGGAGGTTGTACCGACGATGGCCGACGACGAGCTGGTGGTGCCGGAGGCCGACGAGCGCAGCCGTTGGATAGTGCGGCACCCTGTGGGCTGCGCCGGCGTCTCGCTTGTTTGCATCTACTGCCAGTTGGTCACTGACGACCCGCCCTTGACGCTCCTCATCCTTGTGCTCGGCCTCCTCGCCGTATTTCTTTACGACCTTGCCTGGCTTTATGCAAACGACAG TGATGTGTCCGCcgacgagctggaggaggaggtggagctggCGGTGCCGGAGGCCGACGAGCGTAGCAGATGGGCAGTGACGTGCCTTATCGGCTGCGCCGGCGTCTCGCTTCTTCGCATCGCCTGTCTGGTCGACCACCACAACAACCCCCGCATGAGGATCCTTATGCTTCTGCTCTGCTACCTTGGCGTATTTCTTTGCGGCCTTTTCGAGGCTTTTGTTATCCAAAGGTACCTCAATGTGGAGGGTCAGCAAAAACTAGTAGATAAATTCTTGTTACTCTATTAA
- the LOC123110344 gene encoding uncharacterized protein: MALRLHNLPLPLLLLLLALSTASATHSPESATASASARAHHHHHRSPFGTTAHFHPVPSAAPSMHQNHLHADTQSLLATGDVDPVLADAQATDAAEARPAPLVPPQAEAASPPPTLVLPVPDLAEATPRPQEEGSAPTTTTTPLPLPATVATTTSPPPPPAVSDAEQGLQQLSRVLTSLGYNEMASEAPLLAHAPPLARWPGAITVFAAPDAFLQAACPMCSRRHLLEQHIAMGYYPYSELAAAATMKIPSASVGFCIKVATERGPFGIHYARIYADGVEVSHPELYNDGRYVVHGLHGFLRPLTHSCFDGQHHHHLTGRSAAASAATAASVVRIMIRDAMARLRDGGYGFMALAMRVKFAELEKLANLTLFALDDPAIFVGGGHDYVSAVRFHIVPNHRLTRADLQRLRPGTVLPTLAGEGQSLVVTHYATGSASSNDDVRINYIPIKEPDVVVNSRIAVHGVYVPFPRLHLADLAVASATDQTNGTCGVGEPFGDCASSAITSPGE, encoded by the coding sequence ATGGCTCTCCGTCTTCACAACCTACCcctacccctcctcctcctcctcctcgcgctatcCACCGCCTCCGCCACCCACTCGCCGGAGAgcgccaccgcctccgcctccgcccgcgcccaccaccaccaccaccgctcgCCGTTCGGCACGACCGCCCACTTCCACCCCGTCCCTAGCGCCGCGCCCTCCATGCACCAAAACCACCTCCACGCCGACACCCAGTCCCTGCTCGCCACCGGCGACGTCGACCCCGTCCTCGCCGACGCGCAGGCCACGGACGCGGCGGAGGCCCGTCCCGCTCCGCTCGTGCCGCCCCAGGCCGAAGCGGCATCACCGCCTCCCACGCTCGTCCTCCCGGTGCCGGATCTCGCGGAGGCGACGCCGCGGCCGCAGGAGGAGGGGTCCGCGCCGACGACGACCACCACGCCTCTTCCGCTCCCTGCCACCGTGGCGACGACCACGagcccgcctccgcctcccgccgtGTCCGACGCCGAGCAGGGGCTGCAGCAGCTCTCCAGGGTGCTCACCTCGCTGGGGTACAACGAGATGGCGTCGGAGGCGCCGCTCCTCGCCCACGCGCCGCCGCTCGCGAGGTGGCCCGGGGCCATCACCGTCTTCGCCGCCCCCGACGCCTTCCTCCAGGCCGCCTGCCCCATGTGCTCGCGCCGCCACCTCCTCGAGCAGCACATCGCCATGGGCTACTACCCCTACTCCGAGCTCGCCGCCGCAGCCACCATGAAGATCCCCTCCGCCTCCGTCGGCTTCTGCATCAAGGTCGCCACCGAGCGGGGCCCCTTCGGCATCCACTACGCCAGGATCTACGCCGACGGCGTCGAGGTGTCCCACCCCGAGCTCTACAACGACGGCCGCTACGTCGTCCACGGCCTCCACGGCTTCCTGCGCCCGCTCACGCACTCCTGCTTCGACGGCCAGCACCACCATCACCTCACCGGCCGCTCCGCCGCAGCCTCCGCGGCCACCGCTGCCTCCGTGGTGCGCATCATGATCCGCGACGCCATGGCGCGACTCCGCGACGGGGGCTACGGCTTCATGGCGCTGGCCATGCGCGTCAAGTTCGCCGAGCTCGAGAAGTTGGCCAACCTGACGCTCTTCGCGCTCGACGACCCGGCCATCTTCGTCGGCGGAGGCCACGACTACGTCTCGGCGGTGCGCTTCCACATCGTCCCCAACCACCGCCTCACGCGCGCAGACCTCCAGCGCCTCCGCCCCGGCACGGTCCTCCCCACGCTGGCCGGCGAGGGGCAGAGCCTCGTCGTCACCCACTACGCCACCGGCTCCGCCTCCTCCAACGACGACGTCCGCATCAACTACATACCCATCAAGGAGCCCGACGTGGTGGTCAACTCGCGCATCGCCGTCCACGGCGTCTACGTGCCGTTCCCTCGCCTCCACCTCGCCGACCTCGCCGTCGCGTCCGCCACCGACCAGACGAACGGCACCTGCGGCGTCGGGGAGCCCTTCGGCGACTGCGCCTCCTCAGCGATCACCTCTCCCGGCGAGTGA
- the LOC123115636 gene encoding uncharacterized protein translates to MAQGWAERMAKGWADASHLDVFCWGTAWISPLFSLWATCISWRHRALGGGGRRPEPTIAALMGSLAWLAYGLEVIDDTVEPLSVNAWGATFQAVYLVTFLFLCTGEERRRAIRPMVTAGIYVALLLTIGGVDSGSFKLLCSIAGSVSAAAPLFTYWFLDQATLPPWGMSAFSIVHCFAWCIRGVTKPVPQHEDLYMATQNGIGAFCSLVLVFLAWFLPGALAPPMEEDMDLLAALINPDVVEVEHPLLPGALAPPVEEDMDLLAALVNPDVVELEHPLLPGALAPPMEEDMDLLAALVNPDVVEVEHPLFPAPPPPPRRRSTGADVDAHHDPPPPRRRST, encoded by the exons ATGGCGCAGGGATGGGCAGAGAGGATGGCTAAGGGATGGGCAGACGCTAGCCACCTGGATGTCTTTTGCTGGGGAACGGCCTGGATCAGCCCTCTCTTTTCACT CTGGGCGACATGCATCTCGTGGCGCCACCGCGCGCTGGGCGGGGGTGGCCGGCGCCCGGAACCCACCATCGCCGCGCTCATGGGCAGCCTCGCCTGGCTCGCGTACGGATTGGAAGTCATCGACGACACGGTCGAGCCGCTGTCTGTCAACGCCTGGGGCGCCACGTTCCAGGCGGTGTACCTCGTCACTTTCCTCTTCCTGTGCACTGGTGAGGAGCGACGCCGTGCTATCAGGCCGATGGTGACCGCTGGGATCTACGTGGCCCTCTTGCTCACCATCGGCGGCGTCGACTCCGGCAGCTTCAAGTTGCTCTGCAGCATCGCGGGTTCGgtgtccgccgccgcgccgctgtTCACCTACTGGTTCCTG GACCAAGCTACGCTTCCACCCTGGGGCATGTCTGCCTTCTCCATCGTACACTGCTTCGCGTGGTGTATACGGGGCGTCACGAAGCCGGTACCACAGCATGAGGACTTATACATGGCG ACGCAGAATGGGATCGGCGCTTTCTGCTCCTTGGTACTAGTGTTCCTGGCCTGGTTTTTGCCCGGCGCCCTGGCACCGCCCATGGAAGAGGACATGGATCTCCTTGCGGCACTCATCAACCCAGACGTCGTGGAAGTGGAACACCCTCTGTTGCCCGGCGCCCTGGCACCGCCCGTGGAAGAGGACATGGATCTCCTTGCGGCACTCGTCAACCCAGACGTCGTGGAACTGGAACACCCTCTGTTGCCCGGCGCCCTGGCACCGCCCATGGAAGAGGACATGGATCTCCTTGCGGCACTCGTCAACCCAGACGTCGTGGAAGTGGAACACCCTCTGTTCCCCGCTCCCCCACCGCCGCCGAGACGCAGGAGCACCGGCGCTGACGTCGACGCGCACCACGACCCACCGCCGCCGAGACGCAGGAGCACATGA